A genomic stretch from Panthera uncia isolate 11264 chromosome E3, Puncia_PCG_1.0, whole genome shotgun sequence includes:
- the GPRC5B gene encoding G-protein coupled receptor family C group 5 member B — translation MRTHQVLAFLLLFVIASGASENSSTSRGCGLDLLPQYVSLCDLDTIWGIVVEAVAGAGALITLLLMLILLVRLPFIKDKEKKDPVGLHFLFLLGTLGLFGLTFAFIIREDETICSVRRFLWGVLFALCFSCLLSQAWRVRRLVRHGKSPSGWQLVGVALCLMLVQVIIAIEWLVLTVLRDAKPACAYEPMDFVMALIYDMVLLVAALGLALFTLCGKFKKWKQNGACILVTAFLSVLIWVAWMTMYLFGNAELRQGDAWGDPTLAITLVASGWVFVIFHAIPEIHCTILPAPQENTPNYFDTSQPRMRETAFEEDVQLPRTYMENKAFSMDEHNAALRTAGFRNGSLGNRPSAPFRSNVYQPTEMAVVLNGGTIPTAPPSYTGRHLW, via the exons ATGAGAACCCACCAGGTGCTTGCCTTCCTCCTGCTCTTCGTAATTGCCTCCGGGGCTTCTGAGAACTCAAGCACGTCCCGGGGCTGCGGATTGGATCTCCTCCCTCAGTACGTGTCCCTTTGCGACCTGGACACCATCTGGGGCATCGTGGTGGAGGCGGTGGCCGGGGCAGGCGCCCTGATCACGCTGCTCCTGATGCTCATCCTGCTGGTGCGGCTGCCATTTatcaaggacaaagagaagaaggACCCCGTGGGCCtccacttcctcttcctcctggggACCCTGGGCCTCTTCGGGCTGACGTTCGCCTTCATCATCCGGGAGGACGAGACTATCTGCTCGGTCCGCAGGTTCCTCTGGGGCGTCCTCTTCGCGCTCTGCTTCTCCTGCCTGCTGAGCCAGGCGTGGCGTGTGCGGAGGCTGGTGCGCCACGGCAAGAGCCCATCCGGCTGGCAGCTGGTGGGCGTGGCGCTGTGCCTGATGCTCGTGCAGGTCATCATCGCCATCGAGTGGCTGGTGCTGACCGTGCTGCGCGACGCGAAGCCGGCCTGCGCTTACGAGCCCATGGACTTTGTAATGGCCCTCATCTACGACATGGTACTGCTTGTGGCGGCCCTGGGGCTGGCCCTCTTCACGCTGTGCGGCAAGTTCAAGAAGTGGAAGCAGAACGGGGCCTGCATTCTGGTCACGGCCTTCCTCTCTGTGCTCATCTGGGTGGCCTGGATGACCATGTACCTCTTTGGCAACGCGGAGCTGCGGCAGGGAGACGCCTGGGGCGACCCCACCTTGGCCATCACACTGGTGGCCAGCGGCTGGGTCTTTGTCATCTTCCATGCCATCCCTGAAATCCACTGCACCATTCTGCCGGCCCCGCAGGAGAACACGCCCAACTACTTCGACACGTCGCAGCCGAGGATGCGGGAGACGGCGTTTGAGGAGGATGTGCAGCTGCCGCGGACCTACATGGAGAACAAGGCCTTCTCCATGGATGAACACAACGCAG CTCTCCGAACAGCGGGATTTCGCAATGGCAGCTTGGGAAACAGACCCAGCGCTCCGTTTAGAAGCAATGTATATCAGCCGACTGAGATGGCCGTTGTGCTCAATGGAGGGACC ATCCCAACTGCTCCGCCAAGTTACACTGGAAGACACCTCTGGTGA